In Mixophyes fleayi isolate aMixFle1 chromosome 4, aMixFle1.hap1, whole genome shotgun sequence, the following proteins share a genomic window:
- the LOC142150655 gene encoding histone H3: MARTKQTARKSTGGKAPRKQLATKAARKSAPATGGVKKPHRYRPGTVALREIRRYQKSTELLIRKLPFQRLVREIAQDFKTDLRFQSSAVMALQEASEAYLVGLFEDTNLCAIHAKRVTIMPKDIQLARRIRGERA, translated from the coding sequence ATGGCCAGGACCAAGCAGACCGCCCGCAAATCTACCGGAGGGAAAGCTCCCCGCAAGCAGCTGGCAACTAAAGCCGCCCGGAAGAGCGCCCCTGCTACCGGCGGCGTGAAGAAGCCGCATCGTTACCGTCCCGGGACTGTTGCTCTCCGAGAGATCCGCCGCTACCAGAAATCCACTGAGCTGCTGATCCGCAAGTTGCCTTTCCAGCGTCTGGTGCGGGAGATCGCCCAGGACTTCAAGACCGACCTGCGCTTCCAGAGCTCGGCAGTCATGGCCCTGCAAGAGGCCAGCGAAGCTTACCTGGTGGGGCTCTTCGAGGACACCAACCTCTGCGCCATCCACGCCAAGAGGGTGACCATCATGCCCAAGGACATCCAGCTGGCCCGCAGAATCCGCGGGGAGAGGGCATAA
- the LOC142151415 gene encoding histone H2A type 2-B-like: MSGRGKQGGKTRAKAKTRSSRAGLQFPVGRVHRLLRKGNYAQRVGAGAPVYMAAVLEYLTAEILELAGNAARDNKKTRIIPRHLQLAVRNDEELNKLLGGVTIAQGGVLPNIQAVLLPKKTESHKPAKGK; encoded by the coding sequence ATGTCTGGAAGAGGGAAACAAGGCGGTAAGACCCGGGCTAAGGCCAAGACTCGCTCTTCTAGGGCCGGTCTGCAGTTTCCTGTCGGTCGCGTTCACCGTCTACTGAGGAAGGGAAACTATGCGCAGCGTGTGGGAGCCGGAGCCCCGGTGTATATGGCCGCAGTACTCGAGTACCTGACGGCTGAGATTCTGGAGCTGGCTGGGAACGCCgcccgtgataacaagaagacccgtatcatcccccgccacctgcaGCTCGCCGTGCGCAACGATGAGGAGCTCAATAAGCTGCTCGGTGGGGTGACCATCGCCCAGGGAGGtgtcctgcccaacatccaggccgtgCTGCTGCCCAAGAAGACCGAGAGCCACAAGCCGGCCAAGGGCAAGTGA
- the LOC142151416 gene encoding histone H2B 1.1-like, with amino-acid sequence MPDPAKSAPAAKKGSKKAVTKTQKKDGKKRRKTRKESYAIYVYKVLKQVHPDTGISSKAMGIMNSFVNDIFERIAGEASRLAHYNKRSTITSREIQTAVRLLLPGELAKHAVSEGTKAVTKYTSAK; translated from the coding sequence ATGCCTGATCCAGCGAAGTCAGCGCCTGCTGCTAAGAAAGGCTCCAAGAAAGCGGTgaccaagacccagaagaaagatgggaagAAGCGTAGGAAGACCAGGAAGGAGAGTTACGCCATCTACGTGTACAAGGTACTGAAGCAGGTGCACCCCGATACCGGTATCTCCTCTAAGGCTATGGGCATCATGAACTCCTTTGTTAATGACATCTTTGAGCGCATCGCTGGGGAAGCTTCCCGCCTGGCTCATTATaacaagcgctccaccatcacctcccgGGAGATCCAGACCGCCGTACGCCTGCTGCTGCCGGGAGAGCTGGCCAAGCATGCCGTGTCCGAGGGCACTAAGGCCGTCACCAAGTACACCAGCGCCAAGTAA